The following are encoded in a window of Cryobacterium sp. CG_9.6 genomic DNA:
- a CDS encoding MFS transporter, with protein MLEQTVIREAPRRTSLARVAVASSMGSIIEFYDFLIYGTAAALVFPQVFFPALGTAAGTLASFGTFAVAFVARPVGAILFGHFGDRLGRKKTLVSTLLIMGMATVMIGLLPDASMIGIAAPIILVLLRFLQGFAVGGEWAGAALLASEYAPPKKRGLYAAFPQLGPSIAFALASGTFLIINLTLGDKSDAFLTYGWRIPFILSAVLVVIGLYIRLKIEETPVFAAETAARGAAPAPRKLPVWDAVRNQPRQILLGGASTMMLFAFFYTGTAFLSAYGTNPEGLAHTRPTILSLGILGAVVFAIGTMASAIISDRVGRRAVIVTSCIIAVPWALVLFPILDIGSTWSFGLGLAGTLLIVGGIYGPVGAYLPELFATRYRYTGAGMAYNLGALVGGGITPLVAASIGASLGSYSIGLLLAGVSVISLLATFGLPETKGISLKD; from the coding sequence ATGCTCGAACAGACCGTTATCCGTGAGGCGCCACGGCGCACGTCACTGGCCCGGGTAGCCGTGGCCAGCTCCATGGGAAGCATCATTGAGTTCTACGACTTCCTGATCTACGGCACGGCAGCAGCCCTCGTCTTCCCACAGGTATTCTTTCCTGCGCTGGGCACGGCGGCCGGAACATTGGCGTCCTTCGGCACGTTTGCCGTCGCCTTCGTCGCCCGGCCAGTCGGCGCGATTCTGTTTGGACACTTCGGTGATCGTCTCGGCCGCAAGAAGACGCTCGTGAGCACACTTCTGATCATGGGTATGGCCACCGTGATGATTGGGCTTCTTCCCGATGCCAGCATGATCGGAATCGCCGCACCCATCATTCTGGTCCTGCTGCGTTTTCTTCAGGGCTTCGCCGTTGGCGGTGAGTGGGCGGGTGCCGCACTGCTCGCCTCGGAGTATGCGCCGCCCAAAAAACGTGGTCTGTATGCTGCGTTCCCCCAGCTGGGCCCGTCAATTGCCTTCGCCCTGGCCAGCGGAACCTTCCTGATCATCAACCTGACGCTGGGCGATAAATCCGACGCGTTTCTCACCTACGGCTGGCGAATCCCCTTCATCCTGAGCGCGGTGCTCGTGGTGATCGGACTGTACATCCGGCTGAAAATCGAAGAAACACCGGTCTTCGCTGCAGAAACGGCGGCCCGAGGTGCGGCACCGGCTCCCCGCAAACTTCCGGTCTGGGACGCTGTGCGCAACCAGCCACGACAGATCCTCCTGGGTGGGGCGTCGACGATGATGCTGTTCGCATTTTTCTACACGGGCACCGCGTTCCTGAGCGCCTACGGAACCAATCCCGAGGGGTTGGCGCACACCCGGCCGACTATTCTCTCCCTCGGCATTCTCGGCGCTGTCGTCTTCGCAATCGGTACCATGGCCAGCGCCATCATTTCCGACCGCGTGGGGCGTCGCGCCGTCATTGTGACCTCCTGCATCATCGCCGTGCCGTGGGCACTGGTGCTGTTCCCGATTCTCGACATTGGCTCGACGTGGTCGTTTGGACTCGGACTGGCCGGCACGCTACTCATCGTCGGTGGCATCTACGGCCCGGTGGGCGCCTATCTTCCCGAGCTGTTTGCCACGCGGTACCGCTATACGGGTGCCGGAATGGCGTACAACCTGGGCGCCCTCGTGGGAGGCGGCATCACCCCGCTGGTGGCGGCATCCATTGGAGCGAGCCTCGGAAGCTACTCCATCGGCCTGCTGCTGGCCGGCGTCAGCGTGATCAGCCTGCTCGCGACGTTTGGCCTCCCGGAGACCAAGGGCATCAGCCTGAAGGACTAG
- a CDS encoding LuxR C-terminal-related transcriptional regulator — protein sequence MNSDSDDEIYRPSDRELLKGAIRELVGQSGIGVIFAGLVDKSQLTITEFVGTTTHGLRNLVVRTGEGIGGRALVQARPVGVSDYIQSDRITHHHDMAVRIEGLRTMVALPILVGGQARSILYAATRDSTSIGERAIDRLSASATLISRELSIRDEVDNRLSILRVVKGAAMEPLDRDLLDIVRIAHAELLSVARLTTDPVLSERLLAVTRQLIGTPAPHSDLPHLTPRESDVLAQVALGCSYAEVGQRLALRPVTVKGYMQAIMSKLHAHSRAEAVAAARRLRLLP from the coding sequence TTGAACAGTGACAGTGACGATGAGATCTATCGCCCCAGTGATCGGGAGCTTCTCAAAGGCGCCATCCGTGAGCTTGTCGGGCAATCGGGCATTGGTGTGATTTTCGCTGGCCTGGTCGACAAGTCTCAACTCACCATCACCGAATTTGTGGGTACCACCACCCACGGCCTGCGCAATCTTGTGGTGCGAACGGGCGAAGGAATCGGCGGTCGCGCACTGGTGCAGGCCCGCCCGGTCGGAGTGTCTGACTACATTCAGTCTGACCGGATCACCCACCACCACGACATGGCCGTCCGCATCGAGGGGCTGCGCACCATGGTCGCGCTGCCAATCCTCGTCGGAGGACAGGCCCGAAGCATCCTCTATGCCGCCACGCGGGACAGTACCTCGATTGGCGAGCGAGCCATCGACCGCCTGAGCGCGAGTGCCACGCTCATTTCCCGTGAACTCTCCATCCGCGACGAAGTGGATAATCGCCTCTCCATCCTCCGCGTCGTGAAGGGGGCAGCGATGGAGCCGCTCGACCGCGACCTGCTCGACATTGTGCGAATCGCACACGCCGAACTGCTCTCGGTTGCCCGGCTCACCACCGACCCCGTGCTTTCCGAGCGCCTGCTGGCCGTCACCCGCCAGCTGATTGGAACTCCCGCCCCGCACTCCGATCTTCCGCACCTGACACCCCGGGAATCGGACGTGCTGGCCCAGGTAGCTCTCGGCTGCTCGTATGCCGAGGTGGGGCAGCGCCTGGCGCTCCGACCCGTCACGGTGAAGGGATACATGCAGGCGATCATGTCCAAACTCCACGCACACAGCCGCGCCGAAGCGGTTGCTGCCGCCCGTCGTCTACGTCTGCTGCCCTGA
- a CDS encoding glycosyltransferase family 2 protein, whose amino-acid sequence MRSYRQRTRLFNRAVGLVVGAVVAAAALLLWTAVSSSAPVQGDAPSEGLIFGIWRLFYDLDAPAPRVLLAAVALAFLFAAGVAIIEIRVSNKSRRSFDLHGSPLAPKVIMAATRGAYDGPVTVTVLIPAHNEEASLQITLTSILAQSHRPARVIVVADNCTDGTVAVARQHGVEVVTTINNTAKKAGALNQVLARILPDQGPNNIIMVLDADTAVDDGFLAAAVSRFENDRGLMAVGGLFYGEPGSGLLGQLQRNEYVRYSTQIGRRRGRVFVLTGTASLFRSTALRTVAANRGVTIPGITGDVYDTAALTEDNELTLALKSLGALIISPAQCTVVTEVMPTARALWVQRLRWQRGALENLGAYGITPSTFRYWAQQLGIGYSVIALSAFVLLIVITVLAVDAWVWFPFWLGLGIVFTLERVVSVWAGGWRARLLAAALVPELIFDMFLDLVYVQGIIDITRGRTGTWGHVNHGSTRAPTPILGSGVGS is encoded by the coding sequence ATGCGGTCCTACAGGCAACGAACGAGACTGTTCAACCGTGCCGTCGGGCTTGTTGTCGGAGCGGTGGTCGCAGCTGCGGCGCTCCTGTTGTGGACCGCTGTTTCGTCGAGTGCACCGGTTCAGGGCGATGCCCCCAGCGAGGGGCTAATCTTTGGAATCTGGCGCCTGTTCTACGACCTTGATGCACCCGCGCCACGCGTGCTCCTGGCCGCCGTTGCCTTGGCTTTCCTCTTTGCGGCCGGTGTCGCCATCATTGAAATTCGGGTCTCCAACAAGTCCCGCCGCTCATTTGATCTGCACGGCTCACCCCTCGCACCTAAGGTCATCATGGCAGCCACACGCGGAGCCTACGACGGCCCGGTGACCGTGACGGTACTCATTCCGGCCCACAATGAGGAAGCATCCCTGCAGATCACGCTGACGTCGATACTGGCACAGTCTCACCGCCCCGCTCGGGTGATCGTCGTGGCAGATAATTGCACCGACGGAACGGTCGCCGTCGCGCGTCAACACGGGGTCGAGGTAGTCACTACCATCAACAACACCGCGAAAAAGGCGGGTGCGCTGAATCAGGTGTTGGCCAGGATCCTGCCCGATCAGGGTCCCAACAACATCATCATGGTGCTCGATGCCGACACCGCCGTCGATGATGGTTTTCTCGCCGCAGCAGTATCTCGATTCGAGAATGATCGGGGCCTGATGGCTGTCGGTGGACTGTTTTATGGAGAGCCGGGATCGGGACTCTTAGGGCAGTTGCAGCGCAACGAATACGTGCGCTACTCCACCCAGATCGGTCGCCGTCGCGGTCGGGTCTTCGTCCTCACCGGTACGGCGTCGCTCTTTCGAAGCACCGCCCTGCGCACAGTGGCGGCAAACCGTGGTGTCACGATTCCGGGGATAACCGGTGACGTCTATGACACGGCTGCGCTCACCGAGGATAACGAACTGACGCTCGCGCTGAAATCTCTCGGTGCACTCATCATCTCCCCGGCCCAGTGCACGGTCGTGACCGAGGTCATGCCGACTGCGCGAGCCCTCTGGGTACAACGACTGCGGTGGCAGCGCGGTGCCCTCGAGAACCTCGGTGCGTATGGAATCACCCCCTCAACGTTTCGATACTGGGCACAGCAGCTGGGTATTGGCTACAGTGTGATTGCTCTGAGCGCCTTCGTGCTGCTGATCGTGATTACCGTGTTGGCTGTGGATGCGTGGGTCTGGTTCCCGTTCTGGTTGGGGTTGGGAATCGTCTTCACTCTCGAACGTGTTGTCAGCGTCTGGGCGGGGGGCTGGCGCGCTCGTCTGCTGGCCGCCGCTTTGGTTCCTGAACTTATCTTCGACATGTTCCTCGACCTGGTCTACGTTCAGGGAATCATCGACATCACCCGTGGACGCACGGGCACCTGGGGCCACGTGAATCATGGGTCCACACGGGCGCCCACCCCCATCCTGGGCAGCGGGGTCGGATCATGA
- a CDS encoding IS3 family transposase (programmed frameshift) yields the protein MSSPGPRAGGPTSRRSFSPAQKLAYLAAYDAAIKAHEGGAYLRAEGLYSSQITEWRKLRDAGVLAGKKPGEKIGRLTPEQAEIARLRRQLSKTEQRLETTGVALEIMFKNARATRKSFEELAGRNTAHEAVMTAYRELASRGISTRVAADLVGIPRATATRKPRIPVAGPAPIPANKIDDVDRRQILDVVNSDSFVDLPPIQIYAQLLDAGTYLCSISTMYRVLNENQQVKDRRRLARHPARAIPELIATGPGQVLSWDITKLAGPVKGKYFDAYVMIDIYSRYIVGAYVHASESGELAVDMMKEIFGIHGLPQVVHADRGTSMTSKTVAALLSDLEVTKSHSRPRVSNDNPYSEAWFKTLKFAPTFPERFGSLADAKTFLASFVDGYNHEHRHSGIGLNTPADVHYGLAEAKAIERTATLEAARARFPERFSTSHAPKILSIPATAWINKPADKPTENEGLELAA from the exons ATGAGTAGTCCCGGACCCCGAGCTGGTGGTCCGACCTCGAGAAGGTCGTTCAGCCCAGCACAGAAGCTTGCCTATCTGGCTGCGTATGACGCGGCCATCAAAGCCCATGAGGGCGGTGCGTATCTGCGCGCCGAAGGGCTCTACTCCTCGCAGATCACGGAGTGGCGAAAGCTGCGTGACGCCGGTGTTCTTGCGGGGAAGAAACCCGGCGAGAAGATTGGTCGGTTAACGCCGGAACAAGCGGAAATCGCCCGGCTGCGCCGCCAGCTGAGCAAGACCGAGCAACGCCTCGAAACGACGGGGGTGGCGCTTGAAATCATGT TCAAAAATGCACGAGCTACTCGAAAGTCTTTCGAAGAGCTCGCGGGACGAAACACCGCACACGAAGCCGTAATGACCGCGTATCGCGAACTGGCCAGCCGAGGGATCTCGACTCGCGTCGCGGCCGACTTGGTCGGGATCCCTCGCGCGACCGCCACCCGGAAACCACGCATCCCGGTGGCCGGGCCGGCGCCGATCCCGGCGAACAAGATCGATGATGTCGACCGCCGGCAGATTCTCGACGTCGTCAATTCGGACTCGTTCGTTGACCTGCCGCCGATCCAGATCTACGCGCAGCTGCTCGATGCGGGCACCTACTTGTGCTCCATTTCAACGATGTATCGGGTGTTGAACGAGAATCAGCAGGTCAAGGACCGTCGCCGCCTGGCCCGCCACCCGGCACGGGCGATCCCCGAATTGATCGCCACGGGACCGGGCCAGGTACTCAGCTGGGATATTACGAAGCTTGCTGGCCCGGTCAAGGGGAAGTACTTCGATGCTTACGTGATGATCGATATTTACTCGCGCTACATCGTCGGCGCGTATGTTCACGCCTCAGAATCGGGAGAGCTAGCGGTGGACATGATGAAAGAAATCTTCGGCATTCACGGCCTCCCGCAGGTCGTGCACGCCGACCGCGGCACGTCGATGACGTCCAAGACCGTCGCGGCGTTGCTGTCGGATCTGGAGGTCACCAAGTCGCATTCGAGGCCGCGGGTGAGTAACGATAATCCCTATAGCGAGGCGTGGTTCAAGACCCTGAAATTCGCTCCGACGTTCCCCGAACGATTCGGCTCCCTCGCCGACGCGAAGACGTTCCTGGCCTCGTTCGTCGATGGCTACAACCACGAGCATCGCCACTCCGGAATCGGCCTGAACACGCCCGCCGACGTGCACTACGGCCTCGCCGAGGCGAAGGCCATCGAACGAACAGCGACGTTGGAGGCGGCCCGCGCACGCTTCCCCGAGCGATTCAGCACCAGCCACGCACCAAAGATCCTGTCCATTCCCGCGACGGCTTGGATCAACAAACCAGCCGACAAACCCACCGAGAACGAAGGGCTCGAACTAGCCGCCTAA
- a CDS encoding hemopexin repeat-containing protein translates to MVNERMINRVSSAIVFVSGPGQYAISAAEKAHVLAEVQSGHGALSGSEPRARLNWVYTSLDVDLPTFTAWQGANWPGLSEPFYRHIDDALWSGTTQKIYFFNGSEYSRVDPNNGWNADPGYPKPIAGNWPGFPANFAAGIDAALWSGTTQQIYFFKGSEYIRVDPANGWNVDAGYPKPIAGNWPGFPADFAQGVDAALWSGTTSMIYFFKGDQYIRVDPSNGWNVDAGYPKPITGNWPGFPDSFATGVDGALWSGTTAKIYFFKANRFYNDYIRVDPAAGWNVEAGYPKPVGLGWEAEDAWRDPALVQLGFPAGDPGFTQLVQSVQASTGSQYGYVGFFTKMPTAWFAYANGMNSLKVVMRETGTSFLNWTSIDRVYAHETGHIFGAFDEYTASKCVCTDSHTGFFTEVNGNCQLCAVNPTACLMNNNVTAICPFTQASIGWKAFLDRIDTGVHTFVNNKLYLFSGEYYVRYTGYTLDPGYPKLIAGNWPGFPASFAAGVDASLWSGPTQKVYFFKGSEYIRVDPANGWAVEAGYPKPIAGNWPGFPASFAAGVDAALWSKTTQKIYFFKGGQYVRVDPAAGWAVEAGYPKPIAGNWPGFPASYATGVDAAVWGDPNSKIYFFKATGYVRVDPNGGWAVEAGYPKQININWMPFPTAALLRERADDQAAAVTEPTTQSEDTD, encoded by the coding sequence ATGGTTAACGAAAGAATGATCAATCGCGTGTCGTCCGCTATCGTCTTCGTTTCGGGACCAGGCCAGTATGCGATCTCCGCAGCGGAGAAGGCGCATGTCCTGGCCGAAGTGCAGAGCGGGCACGGTGCTCTGTCAGGCAGCGAACCGCGAGCTCGACTCAACTGGGTGTACACGTCCCTCGACGTTGACCTGCCAACCTTCACGGCCTGGCAGGGGGCCAACTGGCCGGGACTCAGCGAACCCTTTTACCGGCATATCGACGATGCCCTGTGGAGTGGGACAACGCAGAAGATCTACTTCTTCAACGGGAGTGAATACAGTCGCGTCGATCCGAATAACGGCTGGAACGCCGATCCGGGATACCCCAAACCCATCGCCGGTAACTGGCCCGGTTTCCCCGCCAATTTTGCAGCGGGGATCGACGCAGCGCTCTGGAGCGGGACCACTCAACAGATTTACTTCTTCAAAGGCAGCGAATACATTCGGGTGGATCCGGCCAACGGCTGGAATGTGGATGCCGGGTATCCCAAACCGATTGCCGGTAACTGGCCCGGGTTCCCCGCCGATTTTGCGCAGGGAGTGGACGCAGCGCTGTGGAGTGGCACCACATCGATGATCTACTTCTTCAAGGGCGACCAGTACATTCGCGTTGACCCTAGTAACGGGTGGAACGTCGATGCCGGGTATCCGAAGCCCATCACCGGAAACTGGCCCGGTTTTCCGGATAGCTTCGCCACGGGTGTCGACGGGGCGTTGTGGAGTGGCACCACGGCGAAGATCTACTTCTTCAAGGCCAATCGCTTCTACAACGACTACATTCGGGTGGATCCGGCCGCCGGCTGGAACGTGGAAGCGGGCTATCCGAAACCGGTCGGTCTCGGGTGGGAAGCCGAGGACGCGTGGCGTGATCCTGCTCTCGTCCAGCTCGGGTTTCCTGCTGGCGATCCCGGTTTCACGCAGCTCGTGCAGTCCGTGCAGGCATCAACAGGTTCTCAGTACGGTTACGTGGGCTTCTTCACTAAAATGCCCACTGCCTGGTTCGCCTACGCCAATGGTATGAACTCTCTCAAAGTGGTCATGCGAGAAACCGGGACATCCTTTCTGAACTGGACATCCATCGACCGCGTCTATGCACACGAAACAGGGCATATCTTCGGAGCCTTCGACGAGTACACCGCGTCGAAGTGCGTGTGCACGGACTCCCACACGGGCTTCTTCACCGAGGTGAACGGTAATTGTCAGCTGTGCGCGGTCAATCCCACCGCCTGCCTCATGAACAACAACGTCACCGCCATCTGCCCCTTCACCCAGGCATCCATTGGCTGGAAAGCGTTCCTTGACCGGATCGATACCGGTGTGCACACCTTCGTCAATAACAAGCTGTATCTGTTCTCTGGCGAATACTACGTGCGGTACACCGGGTACACACTGGATCCCGGCTACCCGAAGCTCATTGCCGGCAACTGGCCCGGGTTCCCGGCGTCTTTCGCCGCGGGAGTGGATGCATCGCTCTGGAGCGGCCCCACGCAAAAGGTCTATTTCTTCAAGGGGAGTGAATACATTCGCGTTGATCCGGCAAACGGTTGGGCGGTTGAGGCGGGGTACCCCAAACCGATTGCGGGTAATTGGCCCGGGTTCCCGGCGTCGTTTGCCGCGGGAGTGGATGCAGCACTGTGGAGCAAGACCACGCAGAAGATCTACTTCTTCAAAGGTGGGCAGTATGTTCGGGTCGACCCGGCTGCCGGCTGGGCCGTCGAAGCGGGGTATCCGAAGCCTATTGCGGGCAACTGGCCCGGGTTTCCGGCGTCCTACGCCACCGGAGTGGATGCCGCGGTGTGGGGTGACCCCAACTCGAAGATCTACTTCTTCAAGGCCACGGGTTATGTTCGCGTCGATCCGAATGGCGGCTGGGCGGTGGAGGCGGGCTATCCCAAGCAGATCAACATCAATTGGATGCCGTTCCCGACGGCCGCGCTGCTGCGCGAGAGGGCGGACGATCAGGCAGCGGCGGTGACGGAGCCGACGACGCAGAGCGAGGACACCGACTGA
- a CDS encoding VOC family protein: MSTILNPYLGFGETAREAMDFYQSVFGGTLTRSTFAEFHVSEDPAEADKIMHSVLVTDAGLTLMAADTPNTMPYTPGDNFSVSLSGEDDVELHRFWDGLAVEGTVTMDLSPSPWNDQFGMVRDRFGVTWLVNIAAPVSAENISDDAVPRSTADDY, encoded by the coding sequence ATGAGCACAATCTTGAACCCCTATCTCGGCTTTGGCGAGACCGCCCGGGAGGCCATGGACTTTTACCAGAGCGTTTTTGGAGGCACGCTCACCCGAAGTACTTTTGCGGAGTTTCACGTGAGCGAGGACCCTGCCGAAGCGGACAAGATCATGCACTCCGTGCTCGTTACCGATGCGGGTCTCACCCTGATGGCAGCCGACACTCCCAACACGATGCCGTATACGCCCGGGGACAATTTTTCCGTCTCCCTCAGCGGTGAGGACGACGTCGAGCTGCACAGGTTCTGGGACGGACTCGCTGTTGAGGGGACGGTGACGATGGATCTGAGCCCGTCACCGTGGAATGACCAGTTTGGTATGGTTCGCGACAGATTCGGAGTGACCTGGCTGGTGAACATCGCCGCACCGGTATCGGCCGAGAATATCTCGGACGACGCCGTGCCCCGTTCCACTGCCGACGATTACTAA
- a CDS encoding phosphotransferase translates to MTDQQTPTNTGHGADDGRHLPDFLSRWVAEQRWFPSHAALPTLVIVAEWPLPSADLDVRLRTLLVRDTFSSQAVLFHIPLTEYRQRQPHLAPALIAVDQNTATDHPFVYDGTHDSAWVSALLRFIVEGETYPAANDLSADMVARGEPCVTVSPARSLANRVRTASVLSSHVLNGEQSNTSIICELAAGNRVVSPVICKLFRAVYPGQNPDVVVQSALATAGSVFIPEPVGAVTGQWRDPHQPNERVSGHLVFVQEFLPNVADAWRTALEAATAGQDFSEPARRLGEATAGIHADLAAVLPTRVATPRLMVSMVTLMLDRFRAAMIEVPPLRAMRTEVESMFARALTVSWPRLQRIHGDFHLGQVLDVPERGWILLDFEGEPLRPVAERNEPDVPLRDVAGILRSFDYVAGTVTQADPHRDPNDILEWSATCRRAFLAGYLAGISTGESSASSAPRSSTLFVYPGDYLEHNPLLEALELDKAIYETVYETRNRPTWLPLPLAAVRRMTSAHARSLDDQD, encoded by the coding sequence ATGACGGACCAGCAGACTCCCACTAACACCGGTCATGGAGCGGATGACGGCAGGCACCTCCCTGATTTTCTCTCTCGCTGGGTGGCCGAGCAACGCTGGTTTCCGTCCCACGCTGCCCTGCCAACTCTGGTGATCGTGGCGGAGTGGCCCCTCCCGTCGGCGGACCTTGACGTGCGGCTGCGCACACTCCTGGTTCGTGACACGTTCAGCAGTCAGGCTGTGCTCTTTCACATACCCCTCACCGAGTATCGACAACGCCAGCCTCACCTCGCACCCGCTCTGATCGCCGTGGACCAGAATACGGCGACCGATCACCCGTTCGTGTACGACGGCACCCACGACAGCGCGTGGGTCTCGGCACTTCTTCGGTTCATTGTCGAGGGCGAGACCTACCCGGCAGCAAATGACCTGTCGGCAGACATGGTTGCCCGGGGAGAACCCTGTGTCACGGTGTCCCCCGCGCGGTCGCTGGCAAATCGGGTACGCACAGCGAGCGTGCTCTCCAGCCACGTCCTCAACGGGGAACAGTCCAACACATCGATCATTTGCGAGCTGGCCGCAGGGAATCGAGTGGTGTCGCCCGTCATCTGCAAACTGTTTCGTGCCGTGTACCCGGGCCAGAACCCCGACGTCGTCGTGCAGTCGGCTCTCGCCACTGCCGGTTCGGTGTTCATTCCCGAACCTGTCGGCGCCGTGACGGGCCAGTGGCGTGACCCCCACCAACCCAACGAACGCGTGTCTGGTCACCTTGTCTTTGTGCAGGAGTTCCTTCCGAACGTGGCGGATGCCTGGCGCACGGCACTTGAGGCCGCCACCGCTGGGCAGGATTTCAGTGAACCGGCTCGTCGACTCGGTGAAGCGACAGCCGGGATCCACGCCGACCTCGCGGCCGTACTGCCCACCCGCGTCGCGACACCGCGACTGATGGTGAGTATGGTCACCCTGATGCTGGACCGGTTTCGCGCGGCCATGATTGAGGTACCGCCGCTGCGGGCTATGCGCACCGAGGTCGAGAGCATGTTCGCCCGAGCGCTCACCGTCTCGTGGCCTCGCCTGCAGCGTATCCACGGAGACTTTCACCTCGGTCAGGTACTCGATGTTCCGGAGCGCGGGTGGATTCTTCTCGATTTTGAGGGCGAACCGCTCCGTCCCGTGGCCGAACGGAATGAGCCGGACGTGCCGCTCCGTGACGTTGCCGGAATACTGCGGTCTTTTGACTATGTGGCGGGCACCGTGACGCAGGCAGACCCGCATCGGGATCCCAACGACATCCTCGAGTGGTCAGCAACATGCCGACGTGCGTTTCTCGCCGGGTATCTGGCCGGGATCAGCACGGGGGAATCGTCCGCGTCGTCTGCACCGCGCTCTTCCACGCTCTTCGTGTACCCGGGAGATTACCTCGAACACAACCCGCTCCTCGAAGCCCTCGAACTCGACAAAGCGATCTATGAGACGGTGTATGAAACGCGCAACCGCCCCACCTGGCTCCCGTTGCCGCTGGCTGCCGTGCGACGAATGACGAGTGCCCACGCCCGGAGCCTGGACGATCAGGACTAG
- a CDS encoding acyl-CoA dehydrogenase family protein encodes MTFDSPAATDLLRDRPTAPVPVTADAEHDEVPYPTADLLFITDLLSEPERERLAQAREFFQTEVRPLAVDFWNRAEFPFALLPKLAAQNLSSSSGSDTSHLLTGLLQMELTRADTSISTFFGVHHELFAAAIEQLGSDEQRERLLPDLLALRKIGAFALTEPDHGSDISRAMQTTATAVGDEWVINGHKRWIGNAGMADYVLVWARDTADKQIKGFIVEKERQGFSTSTIENKISVRIVQNANITLDNVRIPSTNRLPGTNSFRDTNVLLRNSRVWVSWQAVGQQFAAFDVARAYALDRRQFGQPIAAFQLIQEQLSRMIGNATLCLTLLVQLARLQQSDRLTMDQAALAKATCTTRMRETVALGRGILGGNGISTEFEMAKIFADAEAIYSYEGSYEINALLVGRAVTGISAIV; translated from the coding sequence ATGACGTTCGACTCCCCTGCCGCCACAGATCTGCTCCGTGACCGTCCCACTGCCCCGGTCCCCGTGACCGCTGATGCCGAGCATGACGAGGTTCCCTACCCGACCGCCGATCTGCTCTTCATCACCGATCTCCTCTCCGAGCCAGAACGTGAACGTCTCGCACAGGCCCGCGAATTCTTCCAAACGGAAGTGCGTCCGCTGGCGGTGGATTTCTGGAATCGGGCCGAGTTCCCGTTTGCCCTGCTTCCCAAGCTGGCGGCGCAGAACCTCAGCAGCAGTAGCGGTTCGGACACGAGCCATCTGCTTACGGGGCTGCTGCAGATGGAGCTCACCCGCGCCGATACCTCCATCTCCACGTTCTTCGGTGTGCACCACGAGCTCTTTGCCGCCGCGATCGAACAGTTGGGCTCGGACGAGCAGCGCGAGCGTCTGCTGCCGGACCTGCTGGCCCTTCGCAAGATCGGTGCGTTTGCGTTGACGGAACCGGATCACGGCTCCGACATCTCTCGGGCCATGCAGACCACCGCTACTGCCGTGGGTGATGAGTGGGTGATCAACGGCCACAAGCGCTGGATTGGGAACGCGGGCATGGCCGACTACGTTCTGGTGTGGGCCCGGGACACCGCGGACAAACAGATCAAGGGCTTTATCGTCGAGAAGGAACGACAGGGCTTCTCCACGAGCACCATCGAGAATAAAATCTCCGTGCGGATTGTGCAGAACGCCAACATCACTCTGGACAACGTGCGTATCCCCAGCACCAACCGGCTGCCGGGCACCAACAGCTTTCGGGACACCAATGTGCTCCTGCGTAATTCGCGGGTGTGGGTCTCGTGGCAGGCTGTGGGACAACAGTTCGCCGCCTTCGACGTGGCTCGCGCGTATGCCCTCGACAGGCGGCAGTTCGGGCAGCCGATCGCTGCCTTCCAACTCATTCAGGAACAGTTGTCGCGCATGATCGGCAATGCCACCCTGTGCCTCACTCTGCTGGTTCAACTCGCCCGCCTGCAGCAATCTGACCGGCTAACGATGGATCAGGCAGCACTCGCGAAAGCCACCTGTACCACGCGTATGCGCGAGACGGTGGCTCTCGGACGGGGAATCCTCGGGGGGAATGGCATCAGTACGGAATTTGAAATGGCGAAGATTTTTGCCGACGCGGAGGCCATCTACTCGTATGAGGGGAGCTATGAAATCAACGCTCTGCTCGTGGGGCGCGCCGTGACCGGGATCTCCGCGATCGTCTGA